In Dioscorea cayenensis subsp. rotundata cultivar TDr96_F1 chromosome 11, TDr96_F1_v2_PseudoChromosome.rev07_lg8_w22 25.fasta, whole genome shotgun sequence, a single genomic region encodes these proteins:
- the LOC120271706 gene encoding O-acyltransferase WSD1-like, translating into MAEEEPLSPTAQDLSSSVLNLIVLGVLELSNPLDDSQFIIKGLDAIFLPINPRFSSIMVRDEHGVQKWRKVQVKLEEHIKVPVFPQGLEQYDEFLQDYISSISMEPLPFTKPLWDVSIIKYPTSSAVGALVVRLHHALGDGYSFMAALLACCKRADDPLSLTHLPLFF; encoded by the exons atgGCGGAAGAGGAGCCTTTAAGCCCAACAGCGCAAGACTTGAGCAGCTCAGTGCTCAATCTGATAGTACTTGGTGTACTTGAGCTGTCAAACCCTCTTGATGATTCTCAATTCATAATTAAAGGCCTTGATGCCATCTTTTTACCCATTAATCCACGTTTCTCTTCAATCATG GTGAGAGATGAGCATGGAGTTCAGAAATGGAGGAAAGTTCAAGTGAAGTTAGAAGAGCATATTAAAGTGCCAGTGTTCCCACAAGGTTTGGAACAGTATGATGAATTCTTGCAAGACTATATATCAAGTATATCAATGGAACCATTACCCTTCACTAAGCCATTGTGGGACGTAAGTATCATAAAATACCCTACAAGCAGTGCTGTTGGGGCTTTGGTTGTCAGGCTCCACCATGCTTTGGGTGATGGTTATTCTTTTATGGCTGCATTGTTAGCATGCTGTAAAAGAGCTGATGACCCTTTGTCTCTCACTCACCTTCCCTTGTTCTTCTAA